Within the Pseudonocardia alni genome, the region TGCTGCACTCCGACGACGACATCGTCGTCGTCGACAAGCCGGTCGGGGTGGCCGCGCACGCCTCCCCGGGCTGGACCGGGCCGACCGTGACCGGCGGGCTCGCCGCGCTCGGGTTCCGGCTGTCCACCTCCGGCGCCGCCGAGCGGCAGGGCATCGTGCACCGGCTCGACGTCGGCACCACCGGGGTGATGGTCGTCGCCACCTCCGAGCACGCCTACACCGAGCTCAAGCGGGCCTTCAAGGAACGCACCGTCGACAAGCGCTACCACGCGGTGGTGCAGGGGCACCCGGACCCGTCCTCGGGCACGATCGACGCCCCGATCGACCGGCACCCGCGCCACGACTACCGGTTCGCGGTGATGCAGAGCGGCAAGCCCAGCGTCACCCACTACGACACCATCGAGGCGTTCCGCTCGGCGAGCCTGCTCGACGTGCACCTGGAGACCGGGCGCACCCACCAGATCCGGGTGCACTTCTCCGCGCTCCGCCACCCCTGCGTCGGCGACATCACCTACGGCGCCGACCCGACGCTGGCCAAGCGGGTCGGGCTGTCCCGGCAGTGGCTGCACGCCCGCACGCTCGGGTTCGCCCACCCCGCCGACGGTCGGCACGTCGAGTTCACCAGCCCCTACCCGGCCGACCTCGACGCGGCCCTGGACGTCCTGCGGGACTGAGCGGCGTGAGGGGGCTGAGCACCCGCGCGCTCGCGTGGATCGCCGCGGTCATGGCGGTGGTGTTCCTCGGCGCCGTCTGGGCCGCCGGGTCCGGGCCGTCGGCCGGGCCCCCGGCGGCGACGGGGTCGGTGCGGCTGGGTCCCGACCCCGGCCAGGACGTCGCCGGCTACCTCGCCGGGCTGCCCGCGACGCTGCCCGCACCGGGGGTGTCCGTGCCCGCGCTCGTGCAGTTCACCCGCCCGCTGGCCCCGTCCGACGCCGCGGCCGCGGGCTCCGGGACGACGACCACGACCGCGGTGTTCCGGGTGCCGTTCGACCGGGTGCAGACCGCGCTGCGGTTCGAGCCGGTCACCGGCACCGGGGACCCGTCGGCCGCGCTCGGCGTCGCCCGGGAGCGGGCCGCCTACGCCGCCGAGGCCGACGCCGACCGCGCCACCCGCGACGGTGGGGGAGCGGCCACCCCGGAGGCCCGCGCGGCACTGACCCGGCGGGCCGCCGTGGCCGCGGCCGAGCGACGCGCGCTCGCCGACCCGGGCTGCGCCTGCGTGGTCGCGCTGGTCGTGACCGCCGACCGGGCCGGGCTCGAGGCGCTCGCCGCGCGCCCGGGCGTGCGCGGCGTGCAGGCCGCGCCGGCCGGGACCAGCGCACCGGAGCTCGCGCTGTCGCCGCTGCTGCCCGAGCAGACCACCACCGCGAGCCCGCCGCCCGACGACGGTCCCGTCCCCTGAGCCGCGCCCGTCCCCGAGCCGCGTTCCCGGCCCTCGTCAGGCCCGGGTCCTCGTCAGGCCCGGGTCCTCGTCCGACCCGGGCCCCGGCCGGCCGCGGACCTCGTCCGGCCTCGCGGTCTCCGGCCGGCCCCGGCCTCCGGGCACCCCCGGGCTTCCGCCCGCCCGGACCCGGCCCCGTCCGGCCGCGCGGCCCCGGTCGCCCCGGCTGCCCGCCCATGATCAGCACAACCGAGCCGATCGGTGCCGGATGTGGCACCGATCGCTGCACGCGTGGCGATCACGAGCCCGACGGTGCCCGGGGTCGGCGGACCCCCTGATCGCAGTGCACGACAGTGCACGACCGTCGCTGCCGCCGGGTCCCGGGGGACCGGTCAGCCCAGCACCCCGCGCTCGCGCAGCACCCGCACGGCCCGGGCGGCGCCCTCCCATCGGTGGGCGTCCCAGCCGTGCGCGGACGCGGCGCGGACGTTGTCGACGCGGTCGTCGAAGAACAGCACCTGCTCCGGTGCGGTGCCGAACTCGACGTCGGCGCGCCGGAAGATGTCCTGCGACGGTTTCGCGGCGCCCACGTCGGCGGAGAACAGCAACCGGTCGAACGGGCTGCTCCAGGCCGCGGCGCGCACCGCGGAGGCCAGCCCGCGCGGCGCGTTGGACAGCACGGCGAGGCGCACCCGGGCCCGCGCGAGGTCGGCGATCAGCATCGACAACGACGGCGGCAGCGTCGACCAGAACGTGACGTCCACCCGCTCGGCGGCGTCCATCCGGGCGCGCTCGGGTGCCAGGCCCAGGTCGGCGCAGACGGCGGTCCAGTAGCGGTCCGGCGGGTCGCCCAGGTCGTGCCGGGCGCGGTGGCGCCAGTACGCCTCGCGCAGCACGGGTTCGGGCACGGCGAACACCCCGGCCAGCCGGCGCTCCAGGCCCGCGGACGGCACCAGCACCTCACCGAGGTCGAACACCACCGTGGTCGGCGGTGTCGTCGGCTCGGGGGCGGTGGGCATCGTGGCCCGACCCTAACCCGCCGCCGGACCGTCCGCGACACGCCGTCGTCCGGGGTGGACAGGGGGTGAGCAGGCCCGACACGCGGAGCCCGATCGTGCCCGGCCGCCGTCGCCGGAACCGTCGGACCCCACCGTTACGCTGGGCCCCTCACCGATCCGGTCGGTCCGGACCCGCAGGGTCCACCGGCTCCGGCGAGCGGGCCCCGCCAGGTCCGCGCACCGGCGCCGATGTCCCTGCCCGTCCGCGCCGCCGGCCCGGTGTCGGCACGTCCGCCCCGACGGGCGTGCGCACCAGCGGAGGTCCGCGCCGTCCCAGCGGCGCGGGAGAGGAGCGCGGGACACACATGGGCAGTGCCGGATCCGGGAGTCGCTCCTTCGTCCATCTGCACACGCACACCGAGTTCTCGATGCTGGACGGTGCCGCCCGGCTCGACGACCTGTTCTCCGAGGCCGCCAAGCACGAGATGCCGGCCATCGCGATGACCGACCACGGCAACGTCTACGGCGCCTTCGAGTTCTGGCGCAAGGCGAAGGCGCACGACGTCAAGCCGATCATCGGCATGGAGGGCTACCTCGCGCCCGGGTCGCGGCACGAGCGCAAGCGCACCGCGCTGGGCAACGGCAGCGAGAACAACCCCGACCTCATGTACACCCACATGACGCTGCTCGCGGAGAACACGGAGGGGATGCACAACCTCTTCCGGCTCTCCTCGCTGGCCAGCCTCGAGGGCTACTACTACAAGCCGCGTATGGACCGCGAGCTGCTGGAGAAGTACGGCAAGGGCCTGATCGCGACGACGGGCTGCCCGTCCGGCGAGGTCGCGCGCCTGCTCCAGCAGCACGACTTCGACGCCGCCTGCCAGGC harbors:
- a CDS encoding RluA family pseudouridine synthase, with the protein product MPVPDGLDGMRIDAGLSRLLGLSRTVVATLAESGRISVDGREAGKSDRLPGGSWLEVELPDAPAPAVIEGPAEVVAGLTVLHSDDDIVVVDKPVGVAAHASPGWTGPTVTGGLAALGFRLSTSGAAERQGIVHRLDVGTTGVMVVATSEHAYTELKRAFKERTVDKRYHAVVQGHPDPSSGTIDAPIDRHPRHDYRFAVMQSGKPSVTHYDTIEAFRSASLLDVHLETGRTHQIRVHFSALRHPCVGDITYGADPTLAKRVGLSRQWLHARTLGFAHPADGRHVEFTSPYPADLDAALDVLRD
- a CDS encoding HAD-IA family hydrolase, translating into MPTAPEPTTPPTTVVFDLGEVLVPSAGLERRLAGVFAVPEPVLREAYWRHRARHDLGDPPDRYWTAVCADLGLAPERARMDAAERVDVTFWSTLPPSLSMLIADLARARVRLAVLSNAPRGLASAVRAAAWSSPFDRLLFSADVGAAKPSQDIFRRADVEFGTAPEQVLFFDDRVDNVRAASAHGWDAHRWEGAARAVRVLRERGVLG